The following proteins are co-located in the Colletotrichum lupini chromosome 4, complete sequence genome:
- a CDS encoding endoglucanase-4, giving the protein MGNRKTPGLLAILASAVSVAAHGHVTNIVVNGVSYRNYIPVQDPYTNNPPLVAGWTIDQRDNGFVAPDAYNAPDIICHRQAVSGKGRITVAAGDTVQLQWTEWPDSHKGPVMDFLANCNGPCNAIDKTALKFFKIDGAGLINPPQQTNQWAATVLINNGNAWSVRIPPNVAPGHYVLRHDIIALHSAGQQNGAQSYPQCINLEITGSGTDNPAGVPGTALYGANDPGILYNIYRDNLNDYVIPGGAIISGGVSMLPQSRIQITASGSATPYGTTIRASSVITASASASTSSSVTAVVSSRSSSTISFGNSTSDTTTLIQTSTTAATTTITLTRTSSTSSSSPSSSSKISTSNNSPTSATRTPSQTPSPTTFQTMTTTAPSAGEPTQNLYGQCGGMNYAGPTRCPDYATCTTINPYYAQCSPAPVPAGAQSLYGQCGGINWPAESPTSCVPGATCKTANPYYAQCTPA; this is encoded by the coding sequence atggGCAACCGTAAGACACCTGGCCTTCTCGCCATCTTGGCATCTGCTGTTTCGGTCGCTGCTCACGGCCATGTCACCAACATTGTCGTCAACGGCGTCTCATACCGCAACTACATCCCCGTCCAGGACCCATACACCAACAACCCTCCTCTCGTAGCCGGCTGGACGATAGATCAACGCGACAACGGCTTTGTCGCACCTGACGCTTATAATGCTCCGGACATTATCTGCCACAGACAAGCAGTTTCTGGCAAGGGCCGGATCACAGTTGCTGCCGGTGATACTGTGCAGCTTCAATGGACGGAATGGCCTGACAGTCACAAGGGCCCCGTTATGGACTTCCTGGCAAACTGTAATGGACCTTGCAACGCCATCGATAAGACAGCACTCAAGTTCTTCAAGATTGACGGCGCAGGTTTGATCAACCCTCCCCAGCAGACAAACCAGTGGGCAGCAACCGTGTTGATCAATAACGGCAACGCCTGGTCCGTCCGTATCCCACCCAATGTTGCTCCAGGCCACTACGTTCTTCGTCACGACATCATTGCCCTTCACAGTGCCGGCCAGCAGAACGGGGCGCAAAGTTACCCTCAGTGCATCAACCTGGAGATCACCGGCTCCGGAACGGATAATCCTGCTGGAGTACCAGGAACCGCTCTCTATGGCGCCAACGACCCCGGTATCCTGTACAACATCTACCGAGACAACCTCAACGACTATGTCATTCCTGGTGGTGCCATCATCTCAGGTGGTGTTTCAATGCTCCCTCAATCTAGGATTCAGATCACGGCATCTGGTAGTGCTACCCCTTACGGTACAACGATTCGTGCAAGCTCAGTTATCACAGCCTCAGCTAGTGCCTCAACTTCAAGTTCTGTTACTGCCGTTGTCAGTAGCAGGTCTTCAAGCACAATCAGCTTCGGCAACTCTACTTCGGATACTACTACCCTGATCCAAACTTCTACTACTGCTGCTACGACGACAATCACTCTAACTCGCACAAGTTCGACCTCAAGCTCAAGCCCCAGCTCAAGTAGTAAAATCAGCACCAGCAACAACTCCCCAACCAGCGCCACGAGAACACCGTCTCAGACACCATCGCCAACCACCTTCCAGACCATGACCACGACGGCACCATCCGCAGGAGAACCGACTCAGAACTTGTACGGCCAGTGCGGTGGCATGAACTACGCTGGTCCGACCAGGTGCCCAGACTACGCGACTTGCACCACCATCAACCCGTACTACGCGCAATGTTCTCCGGCTCCTGTACCTGCGGGAGCTCAGTCTCTGTACGGACAGTGTGGCGGCATCAACTGGCCTGCTGAGAGCCCGACGTCTTGTGTCCCTGGCGCTACTTGCAAGACGGCCAACCCGTACTACGCCCAATGTACTCCAGCATGA